One window from the genome of Lachancea thermotolerans CBS 6340 chromosome B complete sequence encodes:
- a CDS encoding KLTH0B00176p (similar to uniprot|P10356 Saccharomyces cerevisiae YER152C Hypothetical ORF) has translation MKSIINLFKGYASHDLLPRKDIIEATSEVLQPEVREYDYNDEDRHPLVYGSDNGSAWVRACIAEFSNKVFKLPVHSSAATRPDHLNLTSGASYGIMNILVQTTLPHTGYTKQAFIVTPTYFLVNKAFLDAGFTGKITAVEEKGDGLDLAFLEAKLKLFENSANGEREQKTEESLDIINAQGGQKKVYRYVIYLVPTYSNPTGAIYSRSSRLKLLELARKYDILIISDDVYDLLRLDDDNGSGALIPSPPELRFPHLDRESISAANTFGNTISNCTFSKIIAPGLRTGYQETANANLATQLASGGANVSGGTPCQLNSMIVATMIKNGAVERIVHNFVSVLRERAMVLAESIKLYLPKGTQYSECKGGYFSWCTLPVGYDSSKIVEEVSHEGVLLADGSHFEVSGDKRNWGERSVRLSISYVTAAEIQEAVKTWGQFCEKHRYLSSKGS, from the coding sequence ATGAAATCTATCATAAATCTATTCAAGGGGTACGCCTCACATGACTTGCTTCCCCGCAAAGATATAATTGAAGCGACATCAGAGGTTCTTCAACCTGAGGTGCGTGAGTATGACTATAATGATGAAGACAGACATCCGCTTGTTTATGGATCTGATAACGGCAGCGCATGGGTTCGCGCTTGCATAGCTGAATTTTCCAACAAAGTCTTCAAACTGCCTGTACACAGTAGTGCTGCGACGCGGCCTGACCACCTAAACCTGACTTCTGGTGCAAGTTATGGGATAATGAATATTTTGGTTCAAACAACTTTGCCACATACAGGCTATACGAAACAGGCGTTCATAGTAACGCCAACCTACTTCCTTGTTAACAAGGCTTTTCTTGACGCTGGATTCACGGGAAAGATAACCGCAGTTGAAGAGAAGGGCGACGGCCTCGACTTGGCGTTTCTGGAGGCCAAATTAAAGTTATTCGAAAATTCAGCTAATGGAGAGAGAGAACAGAAAACCGAAGAATCACTCGACATTATCAATGCGCAAGGTGGTCAAAAAAAGGTGTACAGATATGTCATCTACCTTGTGCCGACATACTCCAACCCAACGGGTGCAATCTATTCGAGAAGCTCTCGAttaaaacttcttgagcttgcGCGAAAGTACGACATTCTAATCATTTCAGATGATGTATATGATCTATTGCGGCTGGACGACGATAATGGTAGCGGCGCGCTCATCCCTAGTCCCCCGGAACTACGGTTCCCTCACCTTGATAGAGAAAGTATTTCTGCGGCAAACACGTTCGGTAACACTATTTCCAATTgcaccttctccaaaataaTAGCTCCGGGTTTGAGGACAGGATATCAAGAGACAGCAAACGCTAATTTAGCTACACAACTTGCATCTGGCGGCGCAAATGTATCTGGAGGTACGCCGTGTCAACTAAATTCGATGATTGTTGCTACTATGATAAAAAATGGAGCTGTCGAGCGGATAGTTCAcaattttgtttctgtGTTAAGAGAGAGGGCAATGGTTCTTGCTGAATCAATAAAACTATACCTTCCCAAAGGGACGCAGTACTCAGAATGTAAAGGCGGGTATTTTTCGTGGTGTACGCTCCCTGTTGGTTAtgattcttcaaagattGTCGAGGAAGTAAGCCATGAGGGTGTCTTGTTAGCAGATGGCTCGCactttgaagtttcagGTGACAAAAGAAATTGGGGCGAGCGAAGTGTGAGGCTTTCTATAAGCTATGTGACAGCAGCTGAAATCCAAGAAGCCGTCAAAACATGGGGTCAATTTTGCGAAAAACACAGATACTTAAGCAGCAAGGGAAGCTGA
- a CDS encoding ornithine aminotransferase (highly similar to uniprot|P07991 Saccharomyces cerevisiae YLR438W CAR2 L-ornithine transaminase (OTAse) catalyzes the second step of arginine degradation expression is dually-regulated by allophanate induction and a specific arginine induction process not nitrogen catabolite repression sensitive) has translation MILARGKVAGLRRVFHHGGAFLASSQAFKMSTLNTDLSSETTVQYEKAYSAHNYHPLPVVFQKAKGAKVWDPEGKQYLDFLSAYSAVNQGHCHPDIIAALVDQASKLTLSSRAFSNNVFSAFAKFITEYFRYESVLPMNTGAEAVETGLKLARRWGYMKKGIPENEAIILGAKDNFHGRTLGALSLSTDEEARKFFGPFLESITAKIPGTDGQYLRYGNIEDVELAFKNAGDRIAAILLEPIQGEAGIVVPPVEYLQKVQELCRKYNVLLICDEIQTGIARTGKMLCYEHSPNVKPDVILLGKAISGGILPVSCVLSSKEIMGCFEPGSHGSTYGGNPLSSRVAIAALEVVKKENLVERAKTLGEFFQSELKKLQQEAGGIISDVRGRGLLTAIVIDPSKSNGRTAWDLCLLMKDQGVLAKPTHDHIIRLAPPLVISKEDLMKGVEAIRASLKLLPNAAKSNH, from the coding sequence ATGATCCTTGCAAGAGGGAAGGTTGCTGGTCTCCGTCGCGTATTCCACCATGGAGGTGCTTTTCTTGCATCGTCACAAGCATTCAAAATGTCAACATTGAACACCGATCTGTCCTCTGAAACAACTGTTCAGTATGAGAAAGCGTACTCGGCCCACAACTACCACCCCCTTCCTGTTGTTTTCCAGAAAGCAAAGGGAGCAAAGGTTTGGGACCCGGAAGGAAAGCAATACCTCGACTTTTTGTCTGCCTACTCAGCAGTTAACCAAGGGCACTGCCACCCGGATATAATTGCCGCACTAGTTGACCAAGCGTCCAAGCTCACCTTATCATCTCGTGCCTTTTCTAATAATGTTTTCTCTGCATTCGCGAAGTTCATTACGGAATATTTCCGCTACGAATCAGTGCTTCCAATGAACACCGGTGCCGAGGCCGTCGAAACTGGGCTAAAGCTTGCCAGAAGATGGGGTTATATGAAAAAAGGAATTCCTGAAAATGAAGCTATTATTCTTGGTGCCAAGGACAATTTTCATGGCCGTACCCTCGGTGCTCTTTCGCTGTCGACAGATGAGGAAGCCCGTAAGTTCTTTGGACCTTTCCTGGAAAGTATAACGGCCAAGATTCCTGGAACTGATGGTCAATATCTGCGCTACGGTAACATAGAGGATGTCGAACTGGCCTTCAAGAATGCAGGGGACCGTATTGCTGccattcttcttgagcctATTCAAGGCGAAGCCGGTATTGTTGTTCCTCCTGTTGAATATTTGCAAAAGGTTCAGGAACTCTGCCGGAAATATAATGTGTTGCTGATTTGTGACGAAATACAAACCGGCATCGCCAGAACTGGTAAGATGTTGTGCTACGAACACTCTCCTAACGTCAAGCCAGACGTTATTCTATTAGGAAAGGCCATTTCAGGGGGTATTTTGCCCGTTTCATGCGTTCTTTCATCTAAAGAAATAATGGGCTGTTTCGAACCAGGTTCACATGGCTCTACTTACGGTGGTAACCCGCTCTCTTCTCGAGTTGCAATTGCTGCTTTGGAAGTTGTAAAAAAGGAGAACCTTGTCGAGAGAGCTAAAACTCTTGGTGAATTCTTCCAATCtgaattgaaaaaacttcaacaagaagctggcggAATTATTTCCGACGTTAGAGGTAGAGGCTTGCTCACTGCGATAGTCATTGACCCATCCAAATCTAATGGAAGAACTGCTTGGGACCTATGTCTGTTGATGAAAGACCAAGGTGTTCTCGCGAAACCTACCCACGATCACATAATTCGGTTAGCACCACCTTTGGTCATATCCAAAGAAGATTTAATGAAAGGAGTTGAAGCCATCAGAGCCTCATTGAAACTGCTTCCAAATGCAGCAAAGTCTAACCATTAA
- a CDS encoding amidohydrolase family protein (highly similar to uniprot|P40896 Saccharomyces cerevisiae YJL213W Hypothetical ORF) gives MQLTAIDVNERNNKSLEDLVTPWKIPPLKDYYIKNANLVDVREGITKPGAHIFTSGGFITNICFSDHEADKCTSDKFEIIDATGKFVMPGLFDNHVHVTSVPGETDLSKTLNMPKTRALMRVRHKLEGALARGFTTLRGCGGAESYIKAAVIEGSVIGPRLLTCGHAISQTGGHGDMRPADLPGEAFDSCSCHMNDLGVVADGAAECYKVAREELRRGADFIKIMAGGGVASPTDKITNLQFCDDEVTALVKVAKTYNTYVTAHAYTPEAIKACVSYGVKGIEHGNLLDEETAQLMAKAGCYLTPTLVTYKIMASDQFSTFLSGSNREKNTQVLYRGIEALRIAKKNGVKICYGSDLLGSLGGYQTQEFFIRGRYLSTHEVLLSATITPAEMNGLQDQIGEIKPGFIADMLLMNSNPLENITVLDEPESNLVFVMKEGRVY, from the coding sequence ATGCAACTGACTGCCATTGATGTCAACGAAAGAAACAACAAGTCCCTTGAAGACTTGGTTACTCCTTGGAAAATCCCGCCTTTAAAAGATTattacatcaaaaacgcAAATCTCGTGGATGTCAGGGAAGGAATAACTAAGCCCGGTGCGCATATTTTTACGTCAGGGGGCTTCATAACCAATATATGTTTCTCAGACCATGAAGCCGATAAATGTACTTCAGACAAATTTGAGATTATTGATGCAACGGGAAAGTTCGTGATGCCTGGACTGTTTGATAATCATGTCCACGTAACATCTGTTCCTGGTGAGACTGACTTGTCTAAAACTCTGAATATGCCAAAAACCCGCGCTCTTATGAGGGTAAGACATAAACTTGAAGGTGCATTGGCTCGCGGATTCACCACTTTGCGAGGTTGTGGAGGTGCAGAGTCTTACATCAAAGCCGCTGTTATAGAAGGATCTGTAATTGGCCCCCGGTTGCTGACATGTGGCCACGCAATCTCCCAAACAGGAGGACATGGAGATATGAGACCCGCTGATTTACCTggtgaagcttttgatagctGTTCCTGTCACATGAACGACCTTGGAGTTGTAGCGGACGGAGCAGCAGAGTGTTACAAAGTTGCTAGAGAAGAATTAAGAAGAGGCGCagacttcatcaagatTATGGCTGGTGGTGGCGTTGCATCACCAACAGATAAAATTACTAATTTGCAGTTCTGCGATGATGAGGTTACTGCTCTTGTAAAGGTAGCTAAAACCTATAACACTTATGTCACGGCCCACGCATACACTCCAGAGGCAATCAAAGCTTGCGTTAGTTACGGAGTTAAAGGTATAGAACACGGGAATCTTTTGGACGAAGAAACAGCCCAACTAATGGCCAAAGCAGGATGTTACCTAACCCCTACTTTAGTAACCTACAAGATAATGGCATCTGATCAATTCTCGACCTTTTTAAGTGGGTCAAATAGGGAAAAAAATACCCAGGTCTTGTATCGCGGGATTGAGGCCCTCAGAattgccaaaaaaaatggcGTTAAAATCTGCTATGGATCTGATCTACTCGGATCTTTGGGCGGTTACCAAACACAGGAATTCTTTATAAGGGGGAGATATCTCTCGACACATGAAGTTCTACTATCCGCAACTATAACTCCAGCAGAAATGAACGGTCTTCAAGACCAAATTGGTGAAATCAAACCGGGCTTCATAGCAGacatgttgttgatgaactcCAATCCTTTGGAAAACATTACGGTTCTCGACGAACCTGAAAGTaaccttgtttttgtgatGAAAGAAGGAAGGGTTTACTAA
- a CDS encoding type 1 glutamine amidotransferase (similar to uniprot|Q12288 Saccharomyces cerevisiae YLR126C Hypothetical ORF), which produces MSKIAILNANPPQEALKRWGSFADMAIEMFEATKASFLNSTVEYEVYNVYEKDFPTVLELCNGDYLGLHITGSTSDAYAIDIEWVNILRKLLQNLLKNGAHPPISGICFGHQILASALGSEVRRNPKGYEGGITRLEITKEALKLGLFQNSTSPLPSCEFYASESHSDFVKNVPHGYINTLTSKKCDVQGLYKRNVALTFQCHPDFISEVCIKCNEGTYSRGEINADELAHMKESGRQRNNDGRFFATYIWMLFTNVL; this is translated from the coding sequence ATGAGTAAAATAGCAATCTTAAATGCCAACCCACCCCAAGAAGCGCTCAAGCGATGGGGAAGTTTTGCAGACATGGCAATAGAGATGTTTGAAGCGACCAAggcaagttttttgaactcaacAGTAGAATATGAGGTGTACAATGTTTACGAGAAAGACTTTCCAACAGTTTTAGAGCTTTGTAATGGAGACTATCTGGGGCTGCACATTACAGGGTCCACTAGTGATGCGTATGCGATAGATATAGAGTGGGTTAACATATTGCGTAAGCTTTTGCAAAACTTGCTTAAAAATGGAGCTCACCCGCCAATAAGTGGCATCTGTTTTGGTCATCAAATACTTGCTTCTGCACTAGGTTCTGAAGTCAGGCGTAATCCGAAAGGCTATGAAGGCGGTATAACACGCCTAGAAATCACAAAAGAGGCTTTAAAGCTCGGGCTATTCCAAAACTCAACAAGCCCGTTACCATCTTGCGAGTTCTACGCTTCTGAGTCTCACTCGGATTTTGTTAAGAATGTCCCTCATGGATACATCAATACTTTAACTTCTAAAAAATGCGACGTTCAAGGCCTCTATAAGCGGAATGTGGCACTTACATTCCAGTGCCATCCTGACTTTATCAGTGAGGTTTGCATCAAATGTAATGAGGGCACCTACAGCAGGGGCGAAATAAATGCTGATGAATTGGCGCATATGAAAGAAAGCGGTAGGCAACGCAACAACGACGGCAGGTTCTTTGCAACATATATTTGGATGCTTTTCACAAATG